A stretch of Caenorhabditis elegans chromosome IV DNA encodes these proteins:
- the Y51H4A.25 gene encoding EGF-like domain-containing protein (Partially confirmed by transcript evidence): protein MLQKTALIIGALSLIAGAFSDDCPSFFTKDDNGTCTIRQCLNGGYLDVSKQICICPSGYLGIHCEADYHHSNAERSYQKVTHLGPCYMYLENYDFSEFSNEKR, encoded by the exons ATGCTCCAAAAAACGGCCCTAATTATTGGGGCGTTATCACTGATCGCAGGGGCGTTTTCAGATGATTGTCCATCGTTTTTCACTAAGGATGACAATGGAACGTGCACTATTCGTCAGTGCCTGAATGGAGGATACTTGGATGTTTCCAAACAAATTTGCATCTGCCCTTCCGGTTACCTAGGAATTCATTGTGAAGCTG ACTATCATCACTCTAATGCTGAAagaagttatcaaaaagtgacacACCTCGGTCCATGCTACATGTACCTAGAAAACtacgatttttcggaattttccaatgaaaaaagaTGA
- the Y51H4A.25 gene encoding EGF-like domain-containing protein (Confirmed by transcript evidence) encodes MLQKTALIIGALSLIAGAFSDDCPSFFTKDDNGTCTIRQCLNGGYLDVSKQICICPSGYLGIHCEAGMYQIVN; translated from the coding sequence ATGCTCCAAAAAACGGCCCTAATTATTGGGGCGTTATCACTGATCGCAGGGGCGTTTTCAGATGATTGTCCATCGTTTTTCACTAAGGATGACAATGGAACGTGCACTATTCGTCAGTGCCTGAATGGAGGATACTTGGATGTTTCCAAACAAATTTGCATCTGCCCTTCCGGTTACCTAGGAATTCATTGTGAAGCTGGTATGTATCAAATCGTGAATTGA
- the Y51H4A.24 gene encoding EGF-like domain-containing protein (Partially confirmed by transcript evidence), whose product MKDVVIQTVSANRHNYTKLAMVQFDTAAGLENITYFDDVLSFSSALNSNPPNSKNAASSTQTSDVLSVVSGFLAASGRPLESSMVVLLVNRWPAANADLTSSEYDTITNNNVKIFPISSANSYVQQIPIVTASAKIFTTLAANSNAHFVLGDYGKPLAQVFQYLMGTAYLDSLTITRSFADRTNAAQKQIGKLRVPHSETQSYVNFTITISVGLNGWGNFNYPNTNGIEVTFYQSQANQKTVQFEPGSLQGTNFYYATVQLKESSTYQVIYQSSLIDGSVAMVRVWTTSALYHYGSYATLEDPMGGNTLDKVDEYQGAALRMKLMNDCYTSHAGYAVFTDCTGAVSSKYDASQTIPIDYIFADEGSFPHYPIVPFFCDSKPKSTVDCVPGTESKYDIQFVAGEFIVNRSFQCRPGVGQINPNCTNVDSNGNYYCNRDQLPYMRGPTGQIPDCLGHGHVEYDFAFAEAYICVCDNSYSGDSCQIKN is encoded by the exons ATGAAAGATGTCGTTATACAAACTGTGTCTGCTAATAGGCATAACTATACGAAACTGGCAATGGTTCAATTTGATACGGCTGCTGGTTTAGAGAATATCACTTATTTTGATGATGTTCT atccTTCTCTTCTGCTCTAAATAGCAACCCaccaaactcaaaaaatgcaGCAAGTAGCACACAGACTTCTGATGTTTTGTCAGTAGTGTCG GGTTTCCTTGCTGCATCTGGACGTCCTTTGGAAAGTTCAATGGTAGTGCTTCTTGTCAATAGATGGCCAGCTGCTAACGCAGATCTAACATCAAGTGAATATGACACTATTACTAATAACAATGTGAAGATCTTCCCAATCAGTTCTGCCAACAGCTACGTGCAACAGATCCCAATTGTAACAGCaagtgccaaaattttcactaCGCTAGCCGCAAACAGTAATGCTCATTTTGTCTTAGGAGATTACGGAAAACCTCTGGCTCAG gtatttcaatatttgatgGGTACTGCATATTTGGATAGTTTGACAATCACACGAAGTTTTGCTGACAGAACAAATGCTGCTCAAAAACAAATAGGAAAACTTAGAGTTCCTCATTCAGAAACTCAGAGTTATGTCAATTTTACTATTACTATAAGCGTAGGGCTAAATGGAT GGGGAAACTTCAACTACCCTAACACCAATGGAATTGAAGTTACCTTCTACCAATCTCAAGCCAATCAGAAAACCGTACAGTTTGAGCCGGGAAGCTTGCAAGGCACCAACTTCTACTATGCAACTGTACAACTGAAAGAAAGTTCAACATATCAAGTTATCTATCAATCAAGTCTTATTGATGGATCGGTTGCAATGGTAAGAGTATGGACGACAAGTGCCTTGTACCACTATGGATCTTATGCTACTTTGGAAGATCCAATGGGCGGAAATACACTTGATAAAGTTGATGAGTATCAGGGAGCAGCGTTGAGAATGAAATTGATGAATGATTGCTATACTAGTCACGCG GGCTACGCCGTCTTCACCGATTGCACCGGTGCTGTCAGTTCCAAATATGACGCTTCCCAAACAATTCCAATCGACTACATTTTTGCCGACGAGGGAAGCTTCCCACACTACCCAATCGTCCCATTCTTCTGTGATTCTAAACCAAAGAGCACGGTGGACTGTGTTCCTGGAACTGAAAGCAAATACGATATTCAGTTTGTGGCCGGCGAGTTTATTGTGAATCGATCATTCCAGTGCAGACCAGGAGTAGGACAAATTAATCCAAATTGTACAAATGTGGATTCGAATGGAAATTATTACTGTAACAGAGATCAGCTACCATACATGAGAG GTCCAACTGGTCAAATTCCCGACTGTCTTGGGCATGGCCACGTGGAGTACGATTTTGCGTTTGCTGAAGCATACATTTGTGTTTGTGACAATAGTTATTCCGGAGATTCTTGCCAAATTAAGAACTGA